From the Wolbachia endosymbiont (group B) of Protocalliphora azurea genome, one window contains:
- the lepB gene encoding signal peptidase I yields the protein MCYDKLKFIKKIKLKELRENRIARTRKFLSSLFFLLLIALSIRSFLFEPFHIPSGSMKSTLLEGDYIFTSKYSYGYSKHSFPFSPNIFSGRIFYTPPERGDIIVFKPTRNDSIRFVKRVIGIPGDKVQMIEGELYLNDQKVKRRQIENFFDYESKRNIARYIETLPSGKEHEILIDNLSNKLSYNTPVYYVPDDQFFVMGDNRNNSFDSRFSEIGLIPTENIVGRVSMVGLSFKLGKVDWLPFDFRLPIALRFDRVLHKVV from the coding sequence ATGTGTTATGATAAGCTTAAATTTATAAAGAAAATAAAATTGAAAGAATTGAGAGAGAACCGGATAGCAAGAACGAGAAAGTTTTTATCTTCACTGTTTTTTTTGCTACTAATTGCGCTATCAATACGTAGTTTTTTATTTGAGCCATTTCATATTCCTTCTGGTTCAATGAAAAGCACTCTACTTGAGGGAGATTATATTTTTACTAGTAAATATTCATATGGTTATAGTAAACACTCTTTTCCATTTTCTCCAAACATCTTTAGCGGTAGAATCTTTTATACCCCTCCGGAGCGTGGTGATATAATAGTTTTCAAGCCTACAAGAAATGACAGCATTAGATTTGTTAAGCGGGTAATAGGAATACCGGGCGATAAAGTGCAAATGATAGAGGGGGAGTTATATTTAAATGATCAGAAAGTAAAACGAAGACAAATTGAAAATTTTTTTGATTATGAGTCAAAGCGTAATATAGCAAGATACATCGAAACACTCCCGAGCGGCAAGGAGCATGAAATTCTAATAGATAATCTTTCTAATAAGTTATCATACAATACTCCAGTTTATTATGTGCCTGATGATCAATTTTTTGTTATGGGAGACAATAGAAATAATTCTTTTGATAGCAGGTTTTCTGAAATTGGGTTAATACCAACTGAAAATATAGTTGGACGCGTAAGCATGGTTGGTTTATCGTTTAAATTAGGCAAAGTTGATTGGTTGCCGTTTGATTTTAGGTTACCTATTGCTCTGAGATTTGACAGGGTACTTCACAAAGTTGTATGA
- a CDS encoding TrbC/VirB2 family protein: MNPTIRKVFCILLIVLFISFSHVGSAANSNDDTTAQVICNIIGYVWGIGGPLMTVVIIGAALLAIFGRMPWPALFALGVFCAVFFGAKTIVIKVMGGINSTNASFMEECGTGDKKKSQ; encoded by the coding sequence ATGAACCCTACAATTAGAAAGGTTTTTTGTATTCTACTTATAGTATTATTTATTTCTTTTTCTCATGTTGGAAGTGCTGCTAACTCTAATGACGATACAACTGCTCAAGTAATATGTAATATTATTGGCTACGTTTGGGGAATAGGTGGACCGCTTATGACCGTAGTGATAATAGGAGCAGCTTTACTTGCAATATTTGGTAGAATGCCGTGGCCTGCTCTTTTCGCCCTCGGTGTATTTTGCGCTGTGTTTTTTGGCGCTAAAACTATTGTCATAAAAGTAATGGGTGGTATAAACTCTACAAATGCCTCTTTTATGGAAGAATGTGGAACGGGAGATAAAAAAAAGAGTCAATAG
- a CDS encoding pyruvate dehydrogenase complex E1 component subunit beta, which yields MAILSVREALCTAIREEMQNDPDIFIMGEEVAEYDGAYKVTKGLLKEFGENRVVDTPITEHGFAGLAVGAAFAGLRPIVEFMTFNFSMQAIDQIVNSAAKTNYMSGGQLGCPIVFRGPNGAAARVAAQHSQCFASWYSHVPGLKVIAPYFASDCRGLLKAAIRDPNPVIFLENEIAYGHEHEVPDSELSNKDYLLEIGKAAVIREGKDVTITAFSLKLMDALNAADLLSSEGIEAEVIDLRTLRPLDTETVINSIKKTNRLVSIEEGWPFAGIGAELSAMIMEQGFDYLDAPVVRVTGKDVPLPYAANLEKKALPQVEDIVEAVHQVCFRKK from the coding sequence ATGGCAATCTTAAGTGTAAGAGAAGCTTTATGCACAGCGATCAGAGAAGAAATGCAAAATGACCCTGATATATTTATCATGGGTGAAGAAGTTGCAGAGTATGATGGTGCTTATAAAGTAACGAAAGGATTACTGAAAGAGTTTGGAGAAAATAGGGTAGTTGATACACCCATTACTGAACATGGATTTGCTGGTCTTGCTGTTGGAGCAGCATTTGCTGGACTGAGGCCAATAGTCGAGTTTATGACTTTTAATTTTTCTATGCAGGCTATCGACCAAATTGTGAATTCCGCAGCAAAAACAAATTATATGTCGGGTGGACAACTTGGATGCCCTATAGTATTTCGTGGACCAAATGGAGCTGCAGCAAGAGTTGCCGCACAACATTCTCAGTGCTTTGCATCTTGGTATTCGCATGTTCCAGGTTTGAAAGTAATAGCACCTTACTTTGCCTCCGATTGCAGAGGTCTGCTTAAAGCTGCAATTCGTGACCCTAATCCGGTAATATTTCTAGAAAACGAGATCGCTTATGGACATGAGCATGAAGTTCCTGACTCTGAGCTATCAAATAAAGATTATCTACTTGAGATAGGCAAAGCTGCTGTTATACGGGAAGGAAAGGATGTAACTATCACTGCTTTTTCATTGAAACTAATGGATGCGTTAAATGCGGCAGATTTACTCTCTAGTGAAGGAATAGAAGCTGAAGTTATCGACCTCAGAACCTTAAGACCACTTGACACTGAAACAGTTATTAACTCTATTAAGAAGACCAATAGATTAGTAAGCATAGAAGAAGGTTGGCCATTTGCAGGAATAGGAGCAGAACTCTCAGCCATGATTATGGAACAAGGATTTGACTACCTTGACGCTCCGGTTGTACGGGTAACCGGCAAGGATGTCCCCTTACCTTATGCTGCAAACCTAGAAAAGAAAGCATTACCACAAGTGGAAGATATAGTTGAAGCTGTGCACCAAGTCTGCTTTAGAAAGAAATAG
- a CDS encoding ankyrin repeat domain-containing protein, whose amino-acid sequence MVIEKEKFFEIINEVSESSDLDEDNLLEKIKNELKGKDAGEYNKFSKNFSKEHQFSIKISEEAAEDWTLLHLATACNNMLIVELLLKKKASVSARVKDGSKNDGLTALHIAASCGHESMVKQLLSDDRVNPSLKSKNKTPREVVGNIENKEAIVKMLKEAEQNFCTKHEKKTAAPADVINSVKQYDTIRSGAQAPVTCESSDSLVSEQDLRVSVKNMVEKFESPQRKSATCSGKQTPIDESVSSDDSGLELETTFNTSSCSEINHDEAVDNQTLESLPSQIQLRDSQIQKLQEADEELKRVKNCMGGHENRLEVLDKLSEENQSLKQQIQDLKSKNTTLNSELSKTKANKVLLEKTEKRQLSFLKIASVNFTIMLTVGVAFSIAFQLPILLMIATSVMSSLIVGGVTYALSPQPTELKEVSIQCSVQHDACKT is encoded by the coding sequence AACAAGTTTAGTAAAAATTTTAGTAAAGAACATCAATTTAGTATAAAAATTTCAGAAGAAGCTGCAGAAGATTGGACGTTGTTACATCTTGCTACAGCATGCAACAATATGTTAATAGTGGAACTTTTACTAAAAAAGAAAGCAAGTGTTAGCGCTCGAGTAAAAGATGGCTCTAAAAATGATGGGCTAACTGCTTTGCATATTGCTGCTTCTTGTGGACATGAAAGCATGGTAAAACAACTACTAAGTGATGATCGAGTTAATCCTTCATTAAAAAGCAAAAATAAGACTCCAAGGGAGGTGGTTGGTAATATAGAAAATAAAGAAGCTATAGTAAAAATGTTAAAGGAAGCAGAACAAAATTTTTGTACAAAGCATGAGAAAAAAACTGCTGCACCAGCAGATGTTATAAATTCTGTGAAACAATATGATACCATACGTAGTGGTGCACAGGCTCCTGTTACGTGCGAAAGTAGTGACAGTTTAGTAAGTGAGCAAGACTTACGTGTTAGTGTTAAGAATATGGTAGAAAAATTTGAGTCACCGCAAAGAAAAAGTGCTACATGTAGTGGTAAACAGACTCCTATTGACGAAAGTGTTAGTAGTGATGACAGCGGTCTAGAACTTGAAACTACATTTAATACCTCTTCCTGCTCCGAAATAAATCACGACGAGGCAGTTGATAATCAAACTTTAGAAAGTTTGCCATCTCAAATTCAGTTGCGAGATAGCCAAATCCAGAAATTACAAGAGGCAGATGAGGAATTAAAACGGGTAAAGAATTGCATGGGTGGACATGAGAATAGGTTAGAAGTACTTGATAAACTCAGTGAAGAGAATCAATCACTAAAACAACAAATACAAGATCTAAAAAGTAAAAATACAACACTTAATAGTGAATTAAGCAAAACCAAAGCAAATAAAGTATTACTAGAAAAAACAGAAAAAAGACAACTGTCTTTCTTAAAAATTGCTTCTGTAAACTTTACAATCATGTTGACAGTAGGTGTTGCCTTTAGTATAGCCTTCCAATTACCAATTCTATTGATGATTGCAACTTCTGTGATGTCTTCATTGATAGTCGGTGGAGTTACATACGCACTATCACCGCAACCTACTGAATTAAAAGAAGTAAGTATTCAATGCTCAGTGCAACATGATGCTTGTAAAACTTAA